A window of Streptomyces sp. NBC_01142 genomic DNA:
GTGGTCCCGGCGGGCAGGTCGAATTCGAGCGTCCAGTCCGACTGCGCCTTGTCGGTGCCATTGGTGATGACGTACTGGCCGGTGTACCCGCCGGTCCAGGAACTGGTCTTGGTGTACGCGGCGCCGACCGCCGCGGCCTGCGCGGTGCCGGTGAACGCGAACGCCGCGCCGCCGATCACCGCTGCCGCGACGACCGCGCCGACGGACTTGACCTTGCCGCTCGCCCTGCGCCGGTGCGTACTACTGCCCATTGCGTGCCTGCCTCTGTGTTACGGAAGTGGGGGTGTGGCAGCACGCTAGCGACCCCGAACCGGACAAATGACCGGTTCGGGACTGCCGTTGGGCTTCTTAGGCCGCCCTTAAGGAAGGCATCGGAACCGATTAATGGTTGAGACCACTGAATCGTGAAACCGGCGTCGTAGAACCGGAATCAGGAACCGGAATCACGAAACCGGAATCAGGCGGATGCGCGCTTGCGGCGCTTGACCGTCCCGCGGTGGCCCCGCCGTCGCTCCGCGGCCGCGTACTCGCGGGGATCGAGGCCGATCCAGATCCGTACCTCTGTGCCGCCGAGCACCGAGCTGCCGATCCGTACGTCTCCGCCCGTCGACTCCGCGACCCGGCGCACGATGTCCAGTCCGAGGCCCGTCGAACCGTCCCTGGCCCCGCTGTTGCCGCGGGCCAGCGCCGCCTCCGGGTCGGCGATACCGGCGCCCGCGTCCGAGACCAGGACGATGACCGCGTCGTCGCCGTTGTGCACGTCCACCGAGAAGGCCGTGCCCTCGGGGGTGTGGCGGAAGACGTTCCCGAGCAGCGCGTCGAGTGCGGCGGCCAGTTCGGGGCGGGCGACCGGGATGCGTACGGGGCGGTCGACGCCCGCGACCCGCACCTTGCGGCCCTCGTCCTCCGCCAGCGCCGACCAGAATTCCATCCGCTCCCGGACGACCTCGGAGGCGTCGCAGCCCGCGCCGGGGCCGGTCGCCGCGGTCTGCGGTTTGGCGTCCCTGGCCGTACGGATGATCGTGTCGACCTCGCGCTCCAACTGCTCGACCGCTGCCCTGGTCTGGTCGGCGGCGGGGCCGCTGCCGAGAGAGGCGGCATTGAGGCGCAGCACGGTCAGCGGCGTACGCAGCCGGTGCGAGAGGTCCGCCGCCAGTTCGCGTTCGTTGGCGAGGAGCTGGACCACCTGGTCGGCCATGGAGTTGAAGGCGATGGCGGCGGAGCGCAGTTCGGTCGGTCCCTCCTCGGGTACGCGCGCGCCCAGCTTGCCCTCCCCCAGGTCGTGCGCGGCGCCCGCGAGCCGCTGGGCGGGCTGCACCATCCGGACGCCGAGCCGGTCGGCGACGGCGACCGAGCCGACGATCAGCGCGATGCCGACGCCGGCGAGTACCAGCCAGGCGGTGCCGACGCCGTTGGAGACCTCGCCCTCGGGAACGAAGACCTCGATGACCGCGATCTGGCCGGTGCCGATCGCGGTGGGCTGGAGCAGCGCGGAGCCGCCGGTCACCTCGGTGATGGTGGCGCGGCCGAGGCGCTGGGTGGTCGCGATGTCCTTCTTGGCGGCCCGGCGGGTGCCGATCTCCAGCGGCCGGCTGCCGGGCTCGGTGGCGGCCGGGATGTGCACGGCCATCCGGCCGGCCGAGCCGGCCGGTGTGGACATCACGGCCCGTTCCAGCGGGCCGCGGTCGGCGGTGATGGAGAGGGTGGGGCCGATGGTGGCGGCCTGCCGCTCGGCGTTGGAGAAGGCCCGGTCGCTGGCCATCTCCTTGATGACGAGGCCCAGCGGCAGCGCGAAGGCCAGTACGACCATGGCGGTGACGGCCAGGGAGACCTTGATCAGCGCCCATCTCATGGCTGATGCCCGTTCGGACGGTGTCCCGTCGGACCGTGCCCGTGAGGACCGTGCCCGTGGGAACCGGGTTGGCCCGGCGGCTCCAGCTTCACGCCGACGCCGCGCAGGGTGTGCAGGTAGCGGGGCCGTGCCGCGGTCTCACCGAGCTTGCGGCGCAGCCAGCTCAGATGGACGTCGATGGTCTGGTCGTCGCCGTAACTCTGCTGCCAGACCTCGGCGAGCAGCTCCTTGCGGGGCACGACCACGCCGGGCCGCCCGGCCAGGAAGGCCAGCAGGTCGAACTCCCGACGGGTGAGGTCGAGGGCGTTCCCGTCCAACTCGGCCTGGCGGCGCAGCGGGTCGATGGAGAGCCCGCCGACCTGGATGACCCGGCTCGGCGGAGCCTCCCCGGCGGCGACGCGCGAGCGGCGCAGTACGGCCGCCATCCGTGCCGACAGATGCTCCACGGAGAAAGGCTTGATGAGGTAGTCGTCGGCACCGTCGTTGAGCAGCCGCACGATCTCCGTCTCGTCGTCCCGCGCGGTCGCGATGATCACCGGTACGTCGGTGATTCCGCGCAGCATCTTCAGTGCCTCGGACCCGTCCAGATCGGGCAGTCCGAGGTCGAGGATGACGACATCGAATCGGAAATGGGCCACCTCGCGCAGCGCCTCGAGGGCCGTGCCGACGCTCCGTACGGTGTGGGAGGCCTCGGTCAAGTGCCTGATGAGGGCGGAGCGCACGAACTGGTCGTCCTCGACCACGAGCACACTTGCCATGGGCGGCACCGTACGCCATCCGGAGTACCCCGGTCCCTCCTGGGACAGACGTGACGTGTGTGGTGCAATATGGCCGGGATGCATCGAGGACTCGTACATGCCATGGCGTGGTCGCTGTCCACCGGCGCGGCGGTGACGCTGTCCTGGTGGGGCGTCCACACCGTCATGTCCGGGACGGCGTACGACCGTCCGCGCGCGCTGCCCATCACCGCGGACAGCGCCACCAGACAGGACTCGAAGCCGCAGTCCGCCTCCACGCAACGCCCGCCGAGCCCCTCGTCGTCGACGCCCGGCACGCCGGACAAGAACGACAAGCCGTCGCCAACTGCCCCGGCAGGGAAGCCCGGTACCAGGGCGCCGTCGTCCGCCCCGCCTTCCTCGTCCCCGCCGCCCGCGCCGGGGAATGTGAAGGGTTACACGGTCTCGGGCGGCCGGGTGGTCTTCGACATCGGCAAGTCGTCGGCGGAGCTGGTCTCCGCGACCCCGGCGGCCGGCTGGCAGATGCAGGTCTGGAAGCAACCGACATGGATCCGGGTGACCTTCACCCAGGACGGCCGCGAGGTCTCGGTCTTCTGCACCTGGAACGGCCACCCGCCGATGGTCCAGTTCGACGAGCGCTGAGGGCAACGGGCGCTGGGGCGACGGGCGCCGGCGGTGACGGGCACCTGGGGCGACGAGCACCTGGGGCGACGAGCATTGAGGGCGACGACGCCGGTGCAACGGCCGGCGTGGGACCCCGTACCCCTACCTGAAGACGGCCGGCGGCGGTGCCGGTGAGGGCTTGGCGCTCGCATCGGTGACCGCGGCCGCGCCGCCTGTGAAGTCGGTGAGCGTCCTGCCGTGTTCGACCCGGCCGGGGTGCGGGTCGCCCGCGATGCGGCGGGTCAGTTCGGCGACAGGCAGCGTGACGTCCGAGGCGAGCAGCACGGCGTTGCCGAAGCGGCGGCCGCGCAGCACGGTCGGGTCGGCGGCGAGCGCGAGTTCGGGGAAGACGGCGGCGGCGGTGGCGACCTGGGCGCGGATGTGGGCGAGCGGCGGGCCGTCGGCGAGGTTGGCGGCGTAGTACCCGCCCGGCTTCAGGACTCTTCGCACCTCGCCGAGGAACTCGGTGCTGGTCAGATGTGCGGGGGTGCGGGCGCCGCTGAACACGTCGGCTATCACCAGGTCCGCCCAGTCGTCCTGGACCTTGCCGAGCCCGTCGCGGGCATCGATGGACCGGACCCGGATACGGGCGTTCGGGTCCCATGGAAGCTTTCTGCGCACCAGTTGGACCAGGGCTGCGTCCAGCTCGACTATCTGCTGGGTGGAGCGGGGGCGGGTGGCGGCGATGTAGCGGGCGAGCGTGAAGGCCCCGCCGCCGAGATGGACGACCTGGAGGGGGCGGCCGGGCGGGGCGGCGAGATCGGCGATGTGGCCGAGGCGGCGCTGGTACTCGAAGGAGAGATGGGTGGGGTCGTCGAGGTCGACATGGGACTGCGGGGCGCCGTCGATCAGCAGCGTCCAGCCGTGCGGCCGCTCCCGGTCGGGTATCAGCTCCGCCATCCCGCCGTCCACCTGTTCCAGGACAGCTTCGGAGCCGCCCCCGTCCGTACGGCCGCGCCGCTTGCTCTTTGCCACGCGCCCATTATCGGACCCCGGCCCGGTGGCGGCCCCCGCGCGGCCGGCAGGCAGGAGCCGGACAGCAGGAAGCAGCCGGACAGCAGGCAGGAGCCGGACAGCAGGAGTCCGGCGGCAAAGGTGTTCAGCAACAGTTGTCGGCGGCCTCGATGAGGCGGGCCGCCTCATCGAGGGCCTCGCGCAGGACCGCAGGGTCGGTGACCAGCCCCCCGTCGTCCGGCGGCAGCAGCCAGCCGGAGCCGGTGACCGGGACCTCGGCAGGGATACGGAGACCGCGCCCCGAGGTCTGCGTACAGGCGCTGCCCGGCATGTCCCAGCCGTCCGCGGTGCCGGGCGGCACAAGGAAGCCGAGGGTGTCGCAGGTGCCGTCGTGGAGCACAGGGCCGACGGCAGGAGAGGAGGCACGGCGCAGAATGTCCACCGCCTCCAGCCCCTGCCGGGCGGGGACGGTCACCAGATCGCAGGGTTCGGCCGCGGCGCCGTCCCCGGGTGGTGCGCTGCTGTCCTGGGTGGGCCTGTGCCGAGCAGTCGTTGCAGTCGTCGCAGTCGTCCGTGAGCCGTTATTGGCGCTGGTCTCCATGCCGACCTCCAACAAGGGGATCCCCTCCTCGCTCGAGTGGAGACACGTTCCGGGTCTCCACATGGTTCAACGCCCGTTCTCGTCAATGGCTACGGCGGCACGCCGCCGCAAAGGATGGCAGTTCATGGCAGATCGTGGGTGAGATATCCCTTTTGTAACTAAACCCTGTGTGCGCACCCGGTCACAGCGGGTACGTTCTTGCTCCGCCGGAACACGGCTGCACCAAGAGAGGGCTCGGCCATGACGTCATCGTCACAGGCATCACGGGCAGTTCCCAACCTCGCTTTCCGCAGGCTGCGCGGACAGCGCTCGCCGGGGGAGTTCGCGGCGGCGGTTCGCAAGGCCGCCCGGGAGATCGGCGAGCAGGTCTCGTGCGACGCCCGTTACATCGGGCGCGTCGAGGCCGGTGAGATCCGCTGTCCGAACTACGCCTACGAGCGGGTGTTCCTGCACATGTTCCCCGGCCTGGCGCTGGAGGACCTCGGTTTCACGGCGCGGGAGAGGGTACGCGGCCGGGGCGCGGGGGCTCCTGCCGCCCGGCAGCTCGAACAGGCCCACCCCTTCTGCCCTTTCGACAGCACCACCCCCTGCACCAGCTTCAGCGATATCGACGAGGAGAGCGACGTGCTGCGTCGCGCATTCATGACGAGCGGCTCCGCCACGGTGGCGGCCGTCTCCCTCGGGCTCGGCACCATGCCCGCACAGCGGCGAGTGGGCGAGGCGGAGGTGAGCGCCGTCGAATCGGCCGTGCGACGCATCCGGCTGCTCGACGACCGGCACGGCGCCGACGGGCTCTACCGGCAGGCCGCGCAGCCGCTGCGGGCCGCGTACGCCCTGCTCGACGCGGGGACCGCGACCCGCAGATCCACGGCCGACCGGTTGCACGCCGGGGCGGGCGAACTCGCCATCTCGGTGGGCTGGCTGGCTCACGACTCGGGCCGTTGCGACGACGCCCGCTCGCACTACGCGGAGGCGCTGGCGACCGCCCGGGTGGCGGGCGACCCGGCACTCGAGGCGCATGCCTTCTGCAATACGTCGTTCCTGGCCAGGGACGCCGGCCGGCACCGGGAGGCGGTGCGTTCGGCACAGGCGGGCCAGCGGGCGGCGCACCGGCTGTCCTCTCCCCGGCTGCTGTGCCTGCTGGCCATGCGGGAGGCGGGCGGCTGGGCGGGACTCGCGGACCGTACGGCCTGCGAGCAGGCGATGGCCCGGGCGCACACGCTCTTCGACCGGGGCCCGTCCGACGCCGACCCCGAGTGGATGTCCTTCTTCGGGGAGCCGGAACGGGAGGCGCTGGAGGCGCAGTGCTGGGCGGCGCTGGGCGAATGGGCCCGCGCGGCCCGCCACGCCCGGCGGGCGACGGTGCTCCAGGATCACCGCTTCACCCGGAACCTGGCGCTGTACCGGGCGGAACTCGCGATGGACCTCGCGCACGCGGGAGCTCCGGACGAGGCGGCGGCCGCGGGCCACCAGGTGCTGGACCTGCTGGACGAGGTCCAGTCGTCGCGCATCCAGACGATGCTGTCGGACACGGCCCGTGTCCTGCTCCCTCAGCGCCGGACGGGAGGCGTGTCCGGTTTCCTGGACCGCCACGCGGGGGCACTCCGCAGGACGTAACGGCCTGAACCGCAGGACGTAACGTCCCGGCGTCCGCGGGTCCGGCCCGGTTCCGGGGGCTCAGGACTCCAGGTGCTCAGGACTCCAGGTGCTCAGGACTCCAGGTGGCCCGTGTCGTTCCAGCGGTCCATTGCCGGGGCGCCGTACGCCCAGCCCAGGATCGAGAGGCTCGTCGGATCCAGGCGGATCCGGGCCGCGAAGGACGGCTCCCGGTCCAGCCAGCGCGCGCCGAGCACCCGCAGGATGTGGCCGTGCGCAAAGATCATGACGTCCCGGTCGGCCGATTTGGCCCAGGCGATGATCTCGTCCGCGCGGGCGCCG
This region includes:
- a CDS encoding HAMP domain-containing sensor histidine kinase, translating into MRWALIKVSLAVTAMVVLAFALPLGLVIKEMASDRAFSNAERQAATIGPTLSITADRGPLERAVMSTPAGSAGRMAVHIPAATEPGSRPLEIGTRRAAKKDIATTQRLGRATITEVTGGSALLQPTAIGTGQIAVIEVFVPEGEVSNGVGTAWLVLAGVGIALIVGSVAVADRLGVRMVQPAQRLAGAAHDLGEGKLGARVPEEGPTELRSAAIAFNSMADQVVQLLANERELAADLSHRLRTPLTVLRLNAASLGSGPAADQTRAAVEQLEREVDTIIRTARDAKPQTAATGPGAGCDASEVVRERMEFWSALAEDEGRKVRVAGVDRPVRIPVARPELAAALDALLGNVFRHTPEGTAFSVDVHNGDDAVIVLVSDAGAGIADPEAALARGNSGARDGSTGLGLDIVRRVAESTGGDVRIGSSVLGGTEVRIWIGLDPREYAAAERRRGHRGTVKRRKRASA
- a CDS encoding response regulator transcription factor; amino-acid sequence: MASVLVVEDDQFVRSALIRHLTEASHTVRSVGTALEALREVAHFRFDVVILDLGLPDLDGSEALKMLRGITDVPVIIATARDDETEIVRLLNDGADDYLIKPFSVEHLSARMAAVLRRSRVAAGEAPPSRVIQVGGLSIDPLRRQAELDGNALDLTRREFDLLAFLAGRPGVVVPRKELLAEVWQQSYGDDQTIDVHLSWLRRKLGETAARPRYLHTLRGVGVKLEPPGQPGSHGHGPHGHGPTGHRPNGHQP
- a CDS encoding spermidine synthase gives rise to the protein MAKSKRRGRTDGGGSEAVLEQVDGGMAELIPDRERPHGWTLLIDGAPQSHVDLDDPTHLSFEYQRRLGHIADLAAPPGRPLQVVHLGGGAFTLARYIAATRPRSTQQIVELDAALVQLVRRKLPWDPNARIRVRSIDARDGLGKVQDDWADLVIADVFSGARTPAHLTSTEFLGEVRRVLKPGGYYAANLADGPPLAHIRAQVATAAAVFPELALAADPTVLRGRRFGNAVLLASDVTLPVAELTRRIAGDPHPGRVEHGRTLTDFTGGAAAVTDASAKPSPAPPPAVFR
- a CDS encoding tetratricopeptide repeat protein is translated as MTSSSQASRAVPNLAFRRLRGQRSPGEFAAAVRKAAREIGEQVSCDARYIGRVEAGEIRCPNYAYERVFLHMFPGLALEDLGFTARERVRGRGAGAPAARQLEQAHPFCPFDSTTPCTSFSDIDEESDVLRRAFMTSGSATVAAVSLGLGTMPAQRRVGEAEVSAVESAVRRIRLLDDRHGADGLYRQAAQPLRAAYALLDAGTATRRSTADRLHAGAGELAISVGWLAHDSGRCDDARSHYAEALATARVAGDPALEAHAFCNTSFLARDAGRHREAVRSAQAGQRAAHRLSSPRLLCLLAMREAGGWAGLADRTACEQAMARAHTLFDRGPSDADPEWMSFFGEPEREALEAQCWAALGEWARAARHARRATVLQDHRFTRNLALYRAELAMDLAHAGAPDEAAAAGHQVLDLLDEVQSSRIQTMLSDTARVLLPQRRTGGVSGFLDRHAGALRRT